One part of the Pseudomonas sp. MYb118 genome encodes these proteins:
- a CDS encoding cupin domain-containing protein has translation MDVGERLQSIRKLKGLSQRELAKRAGVTNSTISMIEKNSVSPSISSLRKVLGGIPMSMVEFFSEEILQEVPTQIVYKANELIDISDGSVTMKLVGRAHPSRAIAFLTEVYPPGADTGDEMLTHEGEETGILVEGRLELVVGLETFVLEAGDSYYFESTKPHRFRNPFDVPARLISAATPANF, from the coding sequence TTGGACGTCGGTGAACGACTGCAATCCATCCGTAAGCTCAAAGGTCTTTCGCAGCGTGAACTCGCCAAACGCGCGGGCGTCACCAACAGCACCATTTCGATGATCGAGAAGAACAGCGTCAGCCCTTCGATCAGTTCGCTGCGCAAGGTCCTGGGCGGGATTCCCATGTCCATGGTCGAGTTCTTTTCCGAAGAGATCCTGCAGGAAGTCCCGACCCAGATCGTCTACAAGGCCAACGAGCTGATCGACATCTCCGATGGCTCGGTGACCATGAAGCTGGTCGGCCGCGCGCACCCGAGCCGTGCAATCGCGTTCCTCACCGAGGTGTACCCGCCGGGCGCCGATACCGGTGACGAAATGCTCACCCATGAAGGCGAAGAAACCGGAATCCTGGTGGAAGGGCGGCTGGAGTTGGTGGTCGGCCTGGAAACTTTTGTGCTCGAAGCCGGCGATAGCTACTACTTTGAGAGTACCAAGCCGCATCGTTTCCGTAATCCGTTCGACGTGCCGGCGCGACTAATCAGCGCAGCTACACCGGCGAATTTCTAA
- a CDS encoding cytochrome c5 family protein, with product MKMLAVPATVLALWAASAQAATNDDIAKRIEPVGQVCVTGQECKGMEVAASAGGGGAKSPDDVIAKHCNACHGTGLLGAPKIGDAAAWKERADHQGGLDGILAKAITGINAMPPKGTCADCTDDELKGAIQKMSGLK from the coding sequence ATGAAAATGCTGGCTGTACCAGCAACCGTATTGGCCCTATGGGCTGCCAGCGCTCAAGCTGCGACCAATGACGACATCGCAAAACGCATCGAGCCTGTTGGCCAGGTCTGTGTGACCGGTCAGGAGTGCAAGGGCATGGAAGTGGCCGCCTCTGCTGGCGGTGGCGGCGCGAAGTCTCCGGACGACGTGATTGCCAAACACTGCAACGCTTGCCACGGTACCGGCCTGCTGGGCGCGCCTAAAATCGGCGATGCCGCTGCCTGGAAAGAGCGCGCTGACCACCAGGGCGGCCTCGACGGCATCCTGGCCAAAGCCATCACCGGCATCAACGCCATGCCACCAAAAGGCACCTGCGCTGACTGCACCGATGACGAGCTCAAAGGCGCCATCCAGAAGATGTCTGGCCTGAAGTAA
- the alr gene encoding alanine racemase — MRPARALIDLQALRHNYRIARETTGVRALAVIKADAYGHGAVRCAQALEAEADGFAVACIEEALELRAAGIRAPVLLLEGFFEADELGLIVEHDFWCVVHSLWQLEAIEKASLSKPIAVWLKLDSGMHRVGLHPKDYQGAYQRLLASGKVAKIVLMSHFARADELHSQASTEQVAVFEAARQGLAAEVSLRNSPAVLGWPQIPSDWVRPGIMLYGATPFEEANVVASRLQPVMTLESKVICVRELPAGEPIGYGARFITDKPMRVGVVAMGYADGYPRQAPTGTPVLVAGQRSRLIGRVSMDMLCIDLTDVPQAGLGSPVELWGKNILASDVAAAADTIPYQIFCNLRRVPKLYSGD; from the coding sequence ATGCGTCCAGCCCGTGCCCTGATCGACCTCCAAGCCCTGCGTCATAACTACCGCATCGCCCGCGAAACCACGGGTGTCCGCGCGCTCGCGGTGATCAAGGCCGATGCCTATGGGCATGGCGCGGTGCGTTGCGCCCAGGCGCTGGAAGCCGAGGCGGACGGCTTTGCCGTGGCCTGCATCGAAGAAGCGCTGGAGCTGCGCGCCGCCGGCATCCGCGCACCGGTGCTGTTGCTGGAAGGTTTTTTTGAAGCCGATGAGCTGGGGCTGATCGTCGAGCATGACTTCTGGTGCGTGGTGCATTCGCTGTGGCAGCTCGAAGCCATTGAAAAGGCCTCGCTGAGCAAACCCATTGCGGTGTGGCTCAAACTCGATTCGGGCATGCACCGGGTCGGCCTGCACCCCAAGGATTACCAGGGCGCATACCAACGGCTGCTGGCCAGCGGCAAAGTGGCGAAGATCGTGCTGATGAGCCACTTCGCCCGTGCCGACGAGCTGCACAGCCAGGCCAGCACCGAGCAAGTGGCGGTTTTTGAAGCGGCGCGCCAGGGCCTGGCGGCGGAGGTCAGCCTGCGTAACTCGCCGGCCGTGCTTGGCTGGCCGCAGATTCCCAGTGACTGGGTACGCCCGGGGATCATGCTCTACGGCGCCACGCCGTTCGAAGAAGCCAACGTGGTGGCCTCGCGCCTGCAACCGGTGATGACCCTGGAATCGAAAGTGATCTGCGTGCGTGAATTGCCGGCCGGCGAGCCGATCGGCTACGGCGCGCGCTTCATCACCGACAAACCGATGCGCGTCGGAGTGGTGGCCATGGGTTACGCCGATGGTTATCCGCGCCAGGCACCGACCGGCACGCCGGTGCTGGTGGCCGGGCAGCGCAGCCGCCTGATCGGCCGGGTGTCGATGGACATGCTGTGCATCGACCTGACCGATGTGCCACAGGCGGGCCTGGGGTCGCCCGTTGAATTGTGGGGTAAAAACATCCTGGCCAGCGACGTCGCGGCTGCGGCTGACACGATTCCTTACCAGATCTTCTGCAACCTGCGTCGAGTGCCAAAGCTCTATTCCGGGGATTGA
- a CDS encoding acetyl-CoA hydrolase/transferase C-terminal domain-containing protein has protein sequence MVQLCSIEQAVDEVLARLPAHIHMGLPLGLGKPNPFVNALFRRVAQLPERQLTVYTALCLGRPALGDGLQKRFLEPFVERVFGDYPELEFLAALRQNNLPANIHIQQFFMQPGSLLHSETAQQDYVSSNYSHAARDINAAGLNLVAQMVASHGDHPDRLSLSCNPDITLDLLPMIARRRAAGETVLLVGQVHNDLPYMPGDAEVGMDTFDLLIDEKDSTTLFSTPNMPVGFQDHFIGLHASTLVRDGGTLQIGIGAMGDALTAALLARQADNDGYKALLGDVNLSQWAQLIKREGGLEPFAQGLYGCSEMFVNGLLVLAEAGIIRRKVYPDVPTQQQANAGTLDEAAQTDGISVHGGFFLGPRSFYERLRELPQSKRLEFNMTRISYINELYGQEELKRLQRLDARFINTVFTMTLLGAGVADQLEDGRVLSGVGGQYNFVAQGHALEGARSILLLRSWRESGGEVSSNIVWEYGHCTIPRHLRDIVVTEYGIADLRGQTDAAVIEALLNISDSRFQPRLIEQAKNAGKLPKTFAIDPRFADNTPERLQAIAARHPQLFPEYPLGCDFTAQERDLLRALNWLKSKFKLSEVLELGKAALDAPAPEEFAEHLERMQLTQPDGLKEELFQRLLLTGLKATAR, from the coding sequence ATGGTGCAGCTGTGTTCTATCGAGCAAGCGGTCGATGAGGTGTTGGCGCGGTTGCCAGCGCATATCCACATGGGTCTGCCGTTGGGGCTGGGCAAGCCCAACCCGTTCGTCAACGCCTTGTTCCGGCGCGTGGCGCAGTTGCCCGAGCGGCAGCTGACGGTCTATACCGCGCTCTGCCTGGGCCGGCCGGCGTTGGGCGATGGTTTGCAGAAACGCTTCCTCGAGCCCTTTGTCGAGCGGGTGTTCGGTGACTATCCGGAACTGGAATTCCTCGCCGCCCTGCGCCAGAACAACCTGCCGGCCAACATCCACATCCAGCAGTTCTTCATGCAGCCCGGCAGCCTGTTGCACAGCGAGACGGCCCAGCAGGACTACGTCAGCAGCAACTACAGCCATGCCGCGCGGGACATCAATGCCGCCGGCCTCAACCTGGTGGCGCAGATGGTCGCCAGCCACGGCGACCACCCGGATCGCCTGAGCCTGAGCTGCAACCCGGACATCACCCTCGATCTGTTGCCGATGATCGCCAGGCGCCGGGCGGCGGGGGAGACCGTCCTGCTGGTGGGCCAGGTGCACAATGACTTGCCCTACATGCCGGGCGACGCAGAGGTCGGCATGGATACCTTCGACCTGCTGATCGACGAGAAGGACAGCACCACGCTGTTCTCCACGCCCAACATGCCCGTGGGTTTCCAGGATCATTTCATCGGCCTGCATGCCAGTACCCTGGTACGTGATGGCGGCACCCTGCAGATCGGTATCGGTGCCATGGGCGACGCGCTGACCGCCGCGTTGCTCGCCCGCCAGGCGGATAACGACGGCTACAAGGCGCTACTGGGCGATGTGAATCTCAGCCAGTGGGCGCAACTGATCAAGCGCGAAGGCGGCCTCGAACCGTTCGCCCAGGGCCTGTACGGCTGCAGCGAAATGTTCGTCAACGGCCTGCTGGTGCTGGCCGAGGCCGGCATCATTCGGCGCAAAGTCTACCCGGACGTGCCGACCCAGCAACAGGCGAATGCCGGCACCCTCGACGAAGCGGCGCAAACCGATGGCATCTCGGTGCATGGCGGCTTTTTCCTCGGCCCGCGCAGTTTCTACGAGCGCCTGCGCGAGTTGCCCCAGAGCAAGCGCCTCGAATTCAACATGACCCGCATCAGCTACATCAACGAGCTGTATGGCCAGGAAGAGCTCAAGCGCTTGCAGCGCCTCGATGCGCGGTTCATCAACACCGTGTTCACCATGACCCTGCTCGGCGCCGGCGTGGCCGATCAGCTCGAGGACGGGCGAGTGCTCAGCGGTGTCGGCGGGCAATACAACTTCGTCGCCCAGGGCCACGCCCTGGAAGGCGCGCGCTCGATCCTGCTGCTGCGCAGCTGGCGCGAGTCGGGGGGCGAGGTCAGTTCCAACATCGTCTGGGAGTACGGCCATTGCACGATCCCTAGGCACCTGCGCGACATCGTGGTCACCGAGTACGGCATCGCCGACCTGCGTGGCCAGACCGATGCGGCGGTGATCGAGGCGCTGTTGAACATCAGCGATTCGCGCTTCCAGCCAAGGCTGATCGAGCAGGCAAAGAACGCAGGCAAATTGCCGAAGACGTTTGCCATCGACCCGCGGTTTGCCGACAACACCCCGGAGCGCTTGCAGGCGATCGCGGCGCGCCATCCTCAGCTGTTCCCGGAGTACCCGCTGGGTTGTGATTTCACCGCGCAGGAGCGCGACCTGTTGCGGGCGCTGAACTGGTTGAAGAGCAAGTTCAAGCTCAGTGAGGTGCTGGAGTTGGGCAAGGCGGCGCTGGATGCGCCTGCGCCGGAAGAGTTTGCGGAGCACCTGGAGAGGATGCAACTGACCCAGCCCGATGGGCTGAAAGAGGAGCTGTTCCAGCGGCTGTTGCTCACGGGCCTTAAGGCCACCGCCCGATAG
- a CDS encoding DUF1127 domain-containing protein — MNGLSDLRLTLRSQELEAGQNNEAREAPMRNVATGLSRWALFRHRLHTRKALLDLTPAQLKDIGLTREQALEEGLKPFWRI; from the coding sequence ATGAACGGCTTGAGCGATTTGCGGCTGACGTTACGCAGTCAGGAACTAGAGGCAGGGCAGAACAACGAAGCGCGTGAGGCGCCGATGCGCAACGTCGCGACCGGCCTGAGCCGCTGGGCCCTGTTCCGGCATCGTCTGCATACGCGCAAGGCGTTGCTCGACCTGACGCCGGCGCAGCTCAAGGACATTGGCTTGACCCGGGAGCAGGCGTTGGAGGAGGGGTTGAAGCCGTTTTGGCGGATCTGA
- the dadA gene encoding D-amino acid dehydrogenase, translated as MRVMVLGSGVIGTTSAYYLARAGFEVVVVDRQPAAAMETSFANAGQVSPGYASPWAAPGVPLKAIKWLLQRHAPLAIKATADVDQYLWMAQMLRNCTASRYAVNKERMVRLSEYSRDCLDELRAETGIAYEGRSLGTTQLFRTQAQLDGAAKDIAVLKESGVPFELLDREGIARVEPALANVTDILAGALRLPNDQTGDCQMFTTRLAEMAVKLGVEFRFGQDIQRLDYAGDRINGVWIDGKLETADRYVLALGSYSPQLLKPLGIRAPVYPLKGYSLTVPITNPAMAPTSTILDETYKVAITRFDNRIRVGGMAEIAGFDLSLNPRRRETLEMIVNDLYPQGGNLAEASFWTGLRPTTPDGTPIVGATPFGNLFLNTGHGTLGWTMACGSGRLLADLMAKKTPQISAEGLDISRYGSKIQESAKHVNPAPAHQ; from the coding sequence ATGCGCGTTATGGTCTTGGGTAGCGGCGTCATCGGCACCACCAGTGCTTATTATCTGGCGCGTGCCGGGTTTGAAGTGGTGGTGGTGGACCGTCAGCCGGCTGCTGCCATGGAGACCAGTTTCGCCAACGCCGGGCAGGTATCGCCTGGTTATGCCTCGCCGTGGGCCGCCCCGGGTGTGCCGCTCAAGGCCATCAAGTGGCTGTTGCAGCGCCACGCTCCGCTGGCGATCAAGGCCACCGCCGACGTCGACCAATACCTGTGGATGGCGCAGATGCTGCGCAACTGCACCGCCAGCCGTTATGCGGTGAACAAGGAGCGCATGGTGCGCCTGTCCGAGTACAGCCGCGACTGCCTCGACGAGCTGCGCGCCGAAACCGGTATCGCCTACGAAGGCCGCAGCCTGGGCACGACCCAGCTGTTCCGCACCCAGGCTCAGCTCGATGGCGCCGCGAAAGACATCGCTGTGCTGAAAGAGTCGGGCGTGCCGTTCGAACTGCTCGACCGCGAAGGCATTGCCCGCGTTGAACCGGCCCTGGCCAACGTTACCGACATTCTGGCCGGTGCCCTGCGCCTGCCGAACGACCAGACCGGCGACTGCCAGATGTTCACCACGCGCCTGGCCGAAATGGCGGTCAAGCTCGGTGTGGAATTCCGCTTTGGCCAGGACATCCAGCGCCTGGACTACGCCGGTGATCGCATCAACGGCGTGTGGATCGACGGCAAGCTGGAAACCGCCGATCGCTACGTGCTGGCGCTCGGCAGCTACTCGCCGCAACTGCTCAAGCCGCTGGGCATCCGCGCGCCGGTGTACCCACTCAAGGGTTACTCGCTGACCGTGCCGATCACCAACCCGGCGATGGCCCCGACGTCGACCATTCTCGACGAGACCTACAAGGTCGCGATCACCCGTTTCGACAACCGCATCCGCGTGGGCGGCATGGCGGAGATTGCCGGTTTTGACCTGTCGCTCAACCCGCGTCGACGCGAAACCCTGGAGATGATCGTCAACGACCTTTATCCTCAGGGCGGCAATCTGGCCGAGGCCAGCTTCTGGACCGGCCTGCGTCCGACCACGCCGGATGGCACGCCAATCGTGGGCGCGACCCCGTTCGGCAACCTGTTCCTGAACACCGGTCACGGCACCCTCGGCTGGACCATGGCGTGCGGCTCCGGTCGCTTGCTGGCAGACCTGATGGCGAAGAAAACCCCGCAGATCAGCGCCGAAGGCCTCGATATTTCCCGTTATGGCAGCAAAATCCAGGAGTCCGCAAAGCATGTCAATCCAGCGCCAGCTCACCAATGA
- a CDS encoding PLP-dependent aminotransferase family protein yields the protein MTLYVNLAELLGTRIEQGFYRPGDRLPSVRALSVEHGVSLSTVQQAYRMLEDSGLAMPKPKSGYFVPVGRELPELPAIGRPAQRPVDISQWDQVLELIRAVPRKDVVQLGRGMPDITSPTMKPLLRNLARISRRQDMPGLYYDNIHGTLELREQIARLMLASGSQLTANDLVVTTGCHEALSTSIRAICEPGDIVAVDSPSFHGAMQTLKGLNMKALEIPTDPLTGISLDALELALEQWPIKVIQLTPNCNNPLGYIMPESRKRALLSLAQRFDVAIIEDDVYGELAYNYPRPRTIKSFDEDGRVLLCSSFSKTLAPGLRIGWVAPGRYLERVLHMKYICTGSTAPQPQIAIAEFLKAGHFEPHLRRMRTQYQRNRDMMIDWVSRYFPAGTRASRPQGSFMLWVELPDGFDTLKLNRALHDQGVQIAVGSIFSASGKYRNCLRMNYAAKPTPQIEEAVRKVGAAAIKLLAENDSFTD from the coding sequence ATGACCCTTTACGTCAACCTCGCCGAATTGCTCGGCACGCGTATCGAACAAGGCTTCTATCGCCCCGGCGACCGGCTGCCCTCGGTGCGGGCCTTGAGTGTGGAACACGGGGTCAGCCTGAGCACGGTGCAACAGGCGTACCGGATGCTGGAGGACAGCGGCCTGGCGATGCCCAAGCCCAAGTCCGGCTACTTCGTGCCGGTCGGTCGTGAACTGCCGGAGTTGCCGGCAATCGGTCGCCCGGCCCAGCGTCCGGTGGACATTTCCCAGTGGGATCAGGTGCTGGAGCTGATCCGCGCGGTGCCGCGCAAGGACGTGGTGCAACTGGGCCGGGGCATGCCCGACATCACTTCACCGACCATGAAACCCTTGCTGCGCAACCTCGCGCGTATCAGCCGGCGGCAGGACATGCCGGGCCTGTATTACGACAACATCCATGGCACCCTCGAACTGCGCGAGCAGATCGCCCGCCTGATGCTCGCCTCCGGCAGCCAGTTGACCGCCAACGACCTGGTGGTCACCACCGGTTGCCACGAGGCGCTGTCGACCAGCATTCGCGCCATCTGCGAGCCCGGCGATATCGTCGCCGTGGATTCCCCGAGCTTTCATGGCGCCATGCAGACACTCAAGGGCCTGAACATGAAGGCCCTGGAAATTCCCACCGACCCGCTCACCGGCATCAGCCTCGATGCGCTGGAGCTGGCACTGGAACAATGGCCGATCAAGGTCATACAGTTGACCCCCAACTGCAACAACCCGCTGGGCTACATCATGCCGGAGTCGCGCAAACGCGCGTTGTTGAGCCTGGCGCAGCGTTTCGACGTGGCGATCATCGAGGATGATGTGTATGGCGAACTCGCCTACAACTACCCTCGTCCGCGCACCATCAAATCCTTCGACGAAGACGGCCGCGTCCTGCTGTGCAGTTCATTTTCCAAGACCCTGGCGCCCGGTCTGCGTATCGGCTGGGTCGCGCCGGGCCGCTACCTGGAGCGGGTGCTGCACATGAAATACATCTGCACCGGCTCCACCGCGCCGCAACCGCAGATCGCCATCGCCGAATTCCTCAAGGCCGGGCATTTCGAACCGCATTTGCGGCGGATGCGCACGCAATACCAGCGCAATCGCGACATGATGATCGACTGGGTCAGTCGTTATTTCCCCGCGGGCACCCGCGCCAGCCGCCCACAAGGCAGCTTCATGCTCTGGGTGGAACTGCCCGACGGCTTCGACACCTTGAAACTCAACCGCGCGCTGCACGACCAGGGCGTACAGATTGCCGTGGGCAGCATCTTTTCCGCCTCGGGCAAGTATCGCAATTGCCTGCGGATGAACTACGCTGCCAAGCCAACACCGCAGATCGAAGAAGCGGTGCGCAAGGTGGGCGCTGCAGCCATCAAACTGCTCGCGGAAAATGACAGTTTCACTGACTGA
- a CDS encoding NAD(P)/FAD-dependent oxidoreductase, whose product MNARAQHTASYYAASSLPQPDHPVLSGEVVADVCVVGGGFSGLNTALELAERGLKVVLLEARKIGWGASGRNGGQLIRGVGHGLDQFANVIGTDGVRQMKLMGLEAVEIVRQRVERFQISCDLTWGYCDLANKPRDLEGFAEDAEELRSLGYRYETRLLAADEMHTVVGSKRYVGGLIDMGSGHLHPLNLALGEAAAAQQLGVQLFEQSAVTGIDYGPEVKVRTAQGSVRVKTLVLGCNAYLNQLNAELSGKVLPAGSYIIATEPLSEGLAHALLPQNMAVCDQRVALDYYRLSADRRLLFGGACHYSGRDPKDIAAYMRPKMLEVFPQLDAVKIDYQWGGMIGIGANRLPQIGRLKDHPNVYYAQAYSGHGVNATHLAGKLLAEAISGQHSGGFDLFAKVPHMTFPGGRHLRSPLLALGMLWHRFKELV is encoded by the coding sequence ATGAATGCCCGTGCCCAGCACACCGCCTCGTACTACGCCGCCAGCAGCCTGCCACAGCCCGATCATCCGGTCCTGAGCGGCGAAGTGGTGGCCGATGTCTGCGTGGTCGGTGGCGGTTTTTCCGGGCTGAACACCGCACTGGAGCTGGCCGAACGCGGCCTCAAGGTGGTGTTGCTCGAAGCCCGCAAGATCGGCTGGGGCGCCAGCGGGCGCAATGGCGGGCAACTGATTCGCGGGGTCGGTCACGGCCTTGATCAATTCGCCAACGTGATCGGCACCGACGGCGTGCGTCAGATGAAACTCATGGGCCTGGAAGCAGTGGAAATCGTTCGCCAGCGCGTCGAGCGTTTTCAGATTTCCTGCGACCTGACGTGGGGCTACTGCGACCTCGCCAACAAGCCCCGCGACCTGGAAGGCTTTGCCGAAGACGCCGAGGAACTGCGCAGTCTGGGTTATCGCTACGAGACACGTTTGTTGGCGGCCGATGAAATGCACACGGTGGTGGGTTCCAAGCGCTACGTCGGTGGCTTGATCGACATGGGCTCGGGGCATCTGCACCCGCTGAATCTGGCCCTGGGCGAAGCCGCCGCCGCGCAGCAACTGGGCGTGCAGTTGTTCGAACAATCGGCGGTGACCGGCATCGACTACGGCCCCGAAGTGAAAGTGCGCACCGCCCAGGGCTCGGTGCGCGTCAAGACCCTGGTGCTGGGTTGCAATGCCTATCTCAACCAGCTCAACGCAGAACTGAGCGGCAAAGTGCTGCCCGCCGGCAGCTACATCATCGCCACCGAGCCCTTGAGCGAAGGGCTGGCCCACGCGCTGCTGCCGCAGAACATGGCGGTGTGCGACCAGCGCGTGGCGCTGGATTACTACCGGCTCTCGGCCGACCGGCGCCTGCTGTTCGGTGGTGCCTGCCATTATTCAGGGCGCGACCCCAAGGACATCGCCGCCTACATGCGCCCGAAGATGCTCGAAGTGTTCCCGCAACTGGACGCGGTGAAGATCGACTATCAATGGGGCGGGATGATCGGCATCGGCGCCAATCGCCTGCCACAGATCGGCCGGCTCAAGGATCATCCGAATGTGTATTACGCCCAGGCCTATTCCGGCCATGGCGTGAACGCCACACACCTGGCGGGCAAGTTGCTGGCCGAGGCCATCAGCGGCCAGCACAGTGGCGGGTTCGACCTGTTTGCCAAGGTGCCACACATGACGTTCCCGGGGGGGCGGCATCTGCGTTCGCCGTTGCTGGCGTTGGGGATGTTGTGGCATCGGTTCAAGGAGTTGGTCTGA
- a CDS encoding Lrp/AsnC ligand binding domain-containing protein → MRTNTQTKRELDKIDRNILRILQADGRISFTELGEKVGLSTTPCTERVRRLEREGIIMGYNARLNPQHLKGSLLVFVEISLDYKSGDTFEEFRRAVLKLPHVLECHLVSGDFDYLVKARISEMASYRKLLGDILLKLPHVRESKSYIVMEEVKESLSLPIPD, encoded by the coding sequence ATGCGTACCAACACTCAGACCAAACGCGAGCTGGACAAGATCGACCGCAACATCCTGCGCATTCTGCAAGCGGACGGGCGTATCTCCTTCACCGAGCTGGGGGAAAAAGTCGGGCTGTCGACCACCCCCTGCACCGAGCGGGTCCGACGGCTGGAGCGCGAGGGGATCATCATGGGCTACAACGCCCGGCTCAACCCGCAACACCTCAAGGGCAGCCTGCTGGTGTTTGTCGAGATCAGCCTCGATTACAAATCCGGCGACACTTTCGAAGAATTCCGACGCGCCGTGCTGAAACTGCCCCATGTGCTGGAATGCCACCTGGTGTCGGGGGACTTCGACTATCTGGTGAAGGCGCGGATCTCCGAGATGGCCTCGTACCGCAAGCTGCTGGGCGACATCCTGCTCAAGCTGCCGCATGTGCGCGAGTCCAAGAGCTATATCGTGATGGAAGAGGTGAAGGAGAGTTTGAGTTTGCCGATTCCGGATTGA
- a CDS encoding YkgJ family cysteine cluster protein, producing the protein MSCNSQKIRTLRQQIPSFECVPGCHDCCGPVTTSPEEMSRLPRKTRAEQDAAMEELNCVHLGPDGCTVYAERPLICRLFGTTKTLPCPNGRGPVELIHPRVEKQVFEYMAGNRQVLV; encoded by the coding sequence ATGAGTTGCAACAGTCAGAAAATTCGCACGCTGCGCCAGCAGATTCCCTCGTTCGAGTGCGTCCCCGGCTGCCATGACTGTTGCGGGCCGGTGACCACCTCGCCCGAAGAGATGTCCCGCCTGCCGCGCAAGACCCGCGCGGAGCAGGATGCGGCCATGGAAGAGCTCAACTGTGTGCACCTGGGGCCGGATGGCTGCACGGTGTATGCAGAGCGGCCGCTGATCTGCCGGCTGTTCGGCACCACCAAAACACTGCCATGCCCGAATGGGCGGGGGCCGGTGGAGCTGATTCACCCGCGGGTGGAGAAGCAGGTGTTCGAGTACATGGCGGGGAATCGGCAGGTGTTGGTCTGA
- a CDS encoding RidA family protein has product MSIQRQLTNERMSQIVVHGGTVYLAGQVGDDMNAGIEQQTRETLANIERMLDLAGTDKSRLLSVTIYLKDIDAHFAGMNAVWDAWLPKGVAPARATVEAKLCEPQILVELSVVAALP; this is encoded by the coding sequence ATGTCAATCCAGCGCCAGCTCACCAATGAGCGCATGAGCCAGATCGTTGTCCACGGCGGCACCGTTTATCTGGCAGGGCAAGTCGGCGACGACATGAATGCCGGGATTGAACAACAAACCCGTGAAACCCTGGCCAACATCGAGCGCATGCTGGATCTGGCCGGGACCGACAAGAGTCGTTTGCTCTCGGTGACGATTTACCTGAAGGACATCGACGCGCACTTCGCCGGCATGAACGCCGTGTGGGACGCCTGGCTGCCCAAAGGCGTCGCCCCGGCCCGCGCCACTGTGGAGGCGAAGCTGTGCGAACCGCAAATCCTGGTCGAGCTGTCCGTGGTCGCTGCGCTGCCATAA